In one window of Maribacter sp. BPC-D8 DNA:
- a CDS encoding response regulator, whose amino-acid sequence MFKKVLIAEDMEDINKGVFSLLTELGVSQIDQVQYCDDAYLKVKRANLDGESFDLVISDLSFKVDHRSQTYTSGHSLVEKLKTEFPELKVIVYSVEDRLQAVRTLFNQHHIDAYVCKSRNGLKNLTQAINEIAEGNTFLSPEVANAFSSENELEIDDYDISLLDHLSKGLSQDEISALYRKENIAPASLSSIEKRLNKLRIQFNANNAIHLVAIVKDLGLI is encoded by the coding sequence ATGTTCAAAAAAGTTTTAATCGCGGAAGATATGGAAGACATCAACAAAGGTGTATTTTCATTACTGACCGAATTAGGGGTTTCACAAATAGACCAAGTACAGTATTGTGATGATGCATACTTAAAAGTTAAAAGGGCCAACCTAGATGGTGAGTCTTTTGATTTGGTAATTTCTGACCTATCTTTTAAAGTAGACCACAGATCACAAACCTACACTTCTGGGCATTCGCTGGTCGAAAAATTGAAAACGGAGTTTCCTGAATTAAAAGTCATTGTGTATTCTGTTGAAGATAGATTACAAGCCGTAAGAACCTTATTTAACCAACATCATATTGATGCTTATGTATGTAAGAGTAGAAACGGACTCAAAAATCTTACCCAAGCTATCAATGAAATAGCCGAAGGCAATACCTTTTTATCTCCTGAGGTGGCTAATGCCTTTAGCAGTGAAAATGAACTAGAGATAGATGATTACGATATTTCTCTTCTAGATCATTTAAGTAAAGGATTATCCCAAGATGAAATTAGTGCTTTATATAGAAAAGAAAATATAGCACCTGCCAGCTTAAGTTCTATTGAAAAACGTTTAAATAAATTGCGTATTCAATTCAATGCCAATAATGCCATACACCTAGTGGCTATTGTGAAAGATCTTGGTTTAATTTAA
- a CDS encoding 6-phosphofructokinase produces MSKKSVLILCGGGPAPGINTVISTVAKAFLKDNYRVLGLHEGFKGIFDENPQIKEFDFFHADRIFSRGGSTLIMSRFKPKNEKLNTNLFIDNNVKLLVSIGGDDTASTANRITGFLKKEGISIANIHVPKTIDNDLPLPDRNPTFGFHSAKDEGVRIGNTTYEDARTSQNWFVMSTMGRSAGHLAFGIAASCHYPMMIIPEMFDRTTITFDKVVRMVISSMIKRKIENINYGVALISEGVFHNMPDSELNKCDIKFTYDDHGHPELGNVSKAHIFNMLVQKKLKELGIDIKSRPVELGYELRCCRPIGFDLTLCTVLGLGVKKLFDEDKSGCMVTANSRGEITPLFLSEIQDENGKIAPRLVDINSELAQLCFQNLFYIGEEDYEDAKQYVDNPSDYDFNKILTEK; encoded by the coding sequence ATGTCGAAAAAATCTGTTTTAATTCTTTGTGGTGGCGGACCTGCACCTGGTATAAATACCGTGATCAGTACCGTAGCAAAGGCTTTCTTGAAAGACAATTATCGCGTTCTAGGTTTACATGAAGGCTTTAAAGGAATTTTTGATGAAAATCCGCAAATCAAGGAATTCGATTTTTTCCATGCCGATAGGATTTTTAGTAGAGGTGGCTCAACATTAATAATGAGCCGTTTTAAACCTAAAAACGAAAAACTAAACACTAACCTGTTTATTGATAATAATGTAAAACTGTTGGTCAGTATTGGTGGTGACGACACTGCTTCTACTGCCAACAGAATTACAGGTTTTTTGAAGAAAGAAGGTATTTCAATTGCTAACATTCACGTACCTAAAACCATTGATAACGATTTACCGTTACCAGATAGAAACCCAACTTTCGGGTTTCATTCTGCAAAAGATGAAGGTGTGCGTATTGGTAATACAACCTATGAAGATGCTCGTACCAGTCAAAACTGGTTTGTAATGTCTACTATGGGGCGTTCTGCAGGTCATTTAGCATTTGGTATTGCAGCTAGCTGCCACTACCCTATGATGATTATTCCAGAAATGTTTGACCGCACTACAATCACTTTTGACAAAGTGGTTAGAATGGTCATCTCTTCAATGATCAAACGTAAAATTGAAAATATTAATTATGGTGTTGCATTAATTAGTGAAGGGGTTTTTCATAATATGCCAGACTCAGAATTAAATAAGTGTGATATTAAATTCACCTATGATGATCATGGGCACCCAGAATTAGGAAATGTTAGTAAAGCGCATATTTTTAATATGCTCGTTCAAAAAAAATTAAAAGAGTTAGGTATTGATATTAAAAGTAGACCTGTTGAACTAGGCTACGAATTACGCTGTTGTAGACCTATTGGGTTCGATCTTACCTTATGTACGGTTCTAGGTCTTGGCGTAAAAAAATTATTTGACGAAGATAAAAGTGGCTGTATGGTTACTGCGAATTCTAGAGGTGAAATTACGCCGTTATTCTTATCTGAAATTCAAGATGAGAACGGTAAAATCGCCCCTCGATTGGTAGATATCAATTCAGAATTAGCTCAATTATGCTTTCAAAACTTATTCTATATCGGTGAAGAAGATTATGAGGATGCAAAACAATATGTAGACAACCCTTCGGACTACGATTTCAACAAAATTTTAACTGAGAAATAA
- a CDS encoding bifunctional 4-hydroxy-2-oxoglutarate aldolase/2-dehydro-3-deoxy-phosphogluconate aldolase, which translates to MAQYSRIEVANVMKESGMVPLFYHPDIELGKKVLQACYDGGARLMEFTARGDFAFEVFSELNKYAIKNLPGMIMGVGSITDAAAASYYMQIGANFIVTPSLREDIAIVCNRRKVLWSPGCGSLTEINKAEEMGCEIVKLFPGDLYGPGFVKGIKGPQPWTSIMPTGGVSTDEANLKGWFDAGVTCVGMGSKLISKEILANKDYAGLEALVKNTLATIKKLRS; encoded by the coding sequence ATGGCACAATATTCAAGAATAGAAGTAGCAAACGTAATGAAGGAATCTGGTATGGTTCCGTTATTTTATCACCCAGACATCGAGTTAGGTAAAAAGGTTTTACAAGCTTGTTACGACGGTGGCGCACGTTTAATGGAATTTACCGCTCGTGGAGATTTCGCTTTCGAAGTGTTTTCAGAATTGAACAAATACGCGATTAAAAACTTACCGGGTATGATCATGGGTGTAGGATCTATTACAGATGCTGCAGCTGCTTCATACTATATGCAAATTGGTGCAAATTTCATTGTAACCCCTTCTTTAAGAGAAGATATTGCAATTGTTTGTAACCGTAGAAAAGTTTTATGGTCTCCTGGTTGTGGATCTTTGACCGAAATCAACAAAGCCGAAGAAATGGGCTGTGAGATTGTAAAATTATTCCCTGGTGACCTTTACGGACCTGGATTTGTAAAAGGTATTAAAGGACCTCAACCTTGGACAAGCATTATGCCTACTGGCGGTGTTAGTACCGACGAAGCTAACCTTAAAGGTTGGTTCGATGCAGGTGTTACTTGTGTTGGTATGGGATCAAAACTTATTAGTAAAGAAATTTTAGCAAATAAAGATTACGCTGGTTTAGAAGCTTTGGTAAAAAATACTTTGGCTACTATCAAAAAGTTACGTTCATAA
- a CDS encoding sugar kinase, which yields MKKVVTFGEIMLRLAPEGFLRFSQANRFDAIYGGGESNVAVSLANYGIPVDFVTRLPKNDIGECAMMEMRKRGVGVDKIVYGGDRLGIYFLETGAVSRGSKVVYDRAHSAIAEIKSGMIDWDAVFEGVEWFHWTGITPAISQGAADVCLEAVKAASAKGITISTDLNYRAKLWTFCDEAHREKIMSGLTEYCDVILGNEEDAEKHFGIHPEGLDVHKDGADVKAEAFLSVCKQMMKKFPKAKKVITTLRGSISASHNTWAGVLWDGTKMYETRQYQITDIVDRVGGGDSFMGGLIYGLLKYPEDDQNALDFAVAASCLKHTIKGDANLVTVSEVEKLMGGDASGRVAR from the coding sequence ATGAAAAAAGTAGTAACATTCGGCGAAATAATGCTTCGCTTAGCTCCAGAAGGATTTTTAAGATTTTCACAAGCAAATAGATTTGATGCTATTTACGGTGGTGGCGAATCTAACGTAGCTGTTTCTTTAGCTAATTATGGCATTCCTGTAGATTTCGTAACACGTTTGCCTAAGAATGATATTGGTGAGTGTGCAATGATGGAAATGCGTAAAAGAGGTGTTGGTGTAGATAAAATTGTTTACGGTGGCGATCGTTTAGGTATCTATTTCTTAGAAACTGGTGCAGTATCTAGAGGTAGTAAAGTTGTTTACGATAGAGCACATTCTGCCATTGCTGAAATTAAATCTGGCATGATCGATTGGGATGCTGTTTTTGAAGGAGTAGAATGGTTTCATTGGACGGGTATTACACCTGCAATTTCTCAAGGAGCTGCAGATGTTTGTTTAGAAGCTGTAAAAGCTGCTAGCGCAAAAGGAATTACTATTTCTACCGATTTAAATTATAGAGCTAAACTTTGGACATTCTGTGATGAAGCTCATAGAGAAAAAATTATGTCTGGTTTAACTGAATACTGTGATGTAATTTTAGGTAACGAAGAAGATGCTGAAAAGCACTTTGGTATTCACCCTGAAGGACTTGATGTTCATAAAGATGGTGCTGATGTAAAAGCGGAAGCTTTCTTGTCTGTTTGTAAGCAAATGATGAAGAAATTCCCGAAAGCTAAAAAAGTAATTACAACCTTAAGAGGTTCTATTTCTGCATCTCACAACACATGGGCAGGTGTATTATGGGATGGTACTAAAATGTACGAAACTCGTCAATACCAAATTACAGATATCGTTGACCGTGTTGGTGGTGGTGATTCTTTCATGGGTGGTTTGATCTACGGATTGTTAAAATACCCAGAAGATGATCAGAATGCACTTGACTTTGCAGTAGCTGCATCTTGTTTAAAGCATACTATTAAAGGAGATGCCAACCTTGTAACAGTTTCTGAAGTAGAGAAACTAATGGGTGGTGATGCTTCTGGTAGAGTTGCTAGATAA
- a CDS encoding SDR family NAD(P)-dependent oxidoreductase: MSTEGKVAVITGATGGIGFEVAKRLGQDGFTVILNGINDAAGAKRIKELTAEGITAEYLGFDVTNEEAVTKNIKAIGDKYGKIDTLVNNAGGLGGRSRFEEMTTEFYRSVMALNLDSTFFASRAAIPYLKKGEHPSIINYTSNAAWTAGGPGAGIYGTSKAGVNAITRALAKDLAEYGIRVNAVSPGTIDTPFHAQIKATKPEVFASWANNIMLGRLGQPGDVAGVVSFLAGKDAAFITAETIQIGGGQALGI; encoded by the coding sequence ATGAGTACAGAAGGAAAAGTAGCAGTAATTACAGGAGCAACTGGAGGAATCGGATTTGAAGTTGCTAAAAGATTAGGACAAGACGGATTCACCGTTATATTGAATGGTATAAATGACGCAGCTGGTGCAAAAAGAATCAAAGAACTTACTGCAGAAGGTATTACCGCTGAGTACTTAGGGTTTGATGTTACTAATGAAGAAGCGGTAACTAAAAACATCAAAGCTATTGGTGACAAGTATGGTAAAATTGATACCCTTGTAAACAATGCAGGTGGACTAGGTGGTAGATCTCGTTTCGAAGAAATGACTACTGAATTTTACAGATCGGTAATGGCATTGAACCTTGATTCAACTTTCTTTGCTTCAAGAGCAGCTATCCCTTACCTTAAAAAAGGTGAGCACCCATCTATAATCAACTATACATCTAACGCAGCTTGGACAGCTGGTGGACCAGGTGCAGGTATCTACGGTACTTCTAAAGCTGGTGTTAATGCAATAACTAGAGCATTGGCTAAAGATCTTGCTGAATATGGTATTAGAGTAAACGCAGTATCTCCTGGTACTATCGATACTCCTTTCCACGCACAGATTAAAGCTACTAAACCAGAAGTTTTTGCTTCATGGGCAAATAACATTATGTTAGGTAGATTAGGTCAACCTGGTGATGTTGCAGGTGTTGTTTCTTTCCTTGCAGGTAAAGATGCAGCTTTCATTACTGCTGAAACTATCCAAATTGGTGGTGGACAGGCTTTAGGTATCTAG
- a CDS encoding tetratricopeptide repeat-containing sensor histidine kinase has product MKYNKVSFILHLFNIIAIAFCFSLSVKAQTSSDNSIYYRNAIVNPSEPNDLPSGIHFFTKKKEKDLELNDTLNAIYDLRLLSIAEFKIGNNFNSENHVVEALNIIESMATKDTLINSRVGLYNQLGRIYRAANNPDEAIKTYNRALDIANKLKDSVIILNNKANIYKDELAYNKALDIYTLLHKKQAQLNTYELALVADNLGQVQSKLNLPEGLQNLKNALELRETNNDFIGQHSSNSHLAEFYLDKKDTTKARIYAENALALSDKINSSSFKLEAISTLMNMDRNPLLHEYKKLTDSITNAKQIAENKNAFLKYNVAEEQKKTQASILLQEIESRKRLAYQALAFIIFLILVGSYFIYRNRYRKAKIEEIYKTETRIAKKVHDEVANDMYKVMTSLENNSTIDSKVIDEMEKIYTKTRDISRENSAIDLKNDFDLQLNDLLLGYKNNKVNVITRNLSKMPWNTVTEHKKTAIYRVLQELMTNMRKHSQASFVTLVFKKEGSKIQIIYRDNGVGCDLFKKNGLQHTESRIASLNGTINFESKQGDGFKASIII; this is encoded by the coding sequence ATGAAATATAACAAGGTTTCATTTATACTGCATCTTTTCAATATCATCGCTATTGCATTTTGCTTTTCTTTAAGCGTCAAAGCACAAACATCTTCTGATAATTCTATTTATTATCGCAATGCCATTGTAAACCCTAGCGAACCAAATGACCTACCATCAGGCATTCACTTTTTTACCAAAAAGAAGGAGAAAGATTTAGAATTAAACGACACCTTAAATGCCATTTATGATTTAAGACTATTGTCTATTGCAGAGTTTAAAATAGGAAATAACTTTAATAGCGAAAATCATGTCGTAGAAGCTTTGAACATCATTGAATCGATGGCTACCAAAGACACCTTGATTAATTCTAGAGTAGGACTATATAACCAACTTGGGCGAATTTACAGAGCTGCTAACAACCCCGACGAAGCCATAAAAACTTACAATAGAGCTTTAGATATAGCGAACAAATTAAAGGACAGTGTTATCATTCTTAATAATAAAGCCAATATCTATAAAGACGAATTAGCGTATAACAAAGCACTTGATATCTATACTTTACTACATAAAAAGCAAGCACAATTAAATACCTACGAACTAGCTTTAGTGGCAGACAATTTAGGACAAGTACAATCTAAATTAAATCTACCTGAAGGTTTACAAAATTTGAAAAATGCATTAGAGTTACGCGAAACAAACAATGACTTTATTGGTCAACACTCGAGTAACAGCCATTTAGCCGAGTTTTATCTCGATAAAAAAGACACTACCAAAGCGAGAATATATGCAGAAAATGCGCTAGCCTTATCAGATAAAATTAACAGCAGTTCCTTTAAACTTGAAGCTATTTCAACGCTTATGAATATGGATAGAAATCCCTTACTTCATGAATACAAAAAGCTGACCGATAGTATTACAAATGCCAAACAAATAGCAGAAAATAAAAATGCATTTCTAAAATACAATGTTGCCGAAGAACAGAAAAAAACTCAAGCCAGCATATTACTTCAAGAAATAGAATCTCGCAAGCGATTGGCTTACCAAGCTCTGGCATTTATTATTTTTTTAATCTTAGTTGGTTCTTACTTTATCTATCGCAACAGATACCGCAAAGCTAAAATTGAAGAAATCTATAAAACAGAAACCAGAATTGCCAAAAAAGTACACGACGAAGTAGCTAACGACATGTATAAAGTGATGACCTCTCTTGAAAATAATTCGACTATTGACAGCAAGGTTATTGATGAAATGGAGAAGATTTATACCAAAACAAGAGATATTTCAAGAGAAAATAGTGCTATTGACCTAAAAAATGATTTTGATCTTCAATTAAATGATTTATTACTTGGCTACAAAAACAACAAGGTTAATGTGATTACCCGCAACCTTTCTAAAATGCCATGGAATACTGTGACAGAACATAAAAAAACCGCTATTTATAGGGTATTACAAGAGCTTATGACCAATATGCGTAAGCATAGTCAAGCATCATTTGTTACGCTAGTTTTCAAAAAAGAAGGGTCTAAAATTCAAATAATTTACCGCGATAATGGGGTGGGTTGTGATCTTTTTAAAAAAAATGGCCTCCAACATACGGAATCCCGTATCGCTTCTTTAAATGGAACTATTAATTTTGAATCTAAGCAAGGTGATGGCTTTAAGGCATCAATAATAATTTAA
- a CDS encoding circularly permuted type 2 ATP-grasp protein, producing MPTTETRWFNNYDTQKGNDEMYSLNNGMKPYWNKLLTEFDTLGITGLTARQKDIDWLLSENGVTYNVYNDPKGLHRPWNLNVVPFMLHQDEWTKVEAGLKQRAELLNLVLKDVYGERKLIKNGIVPYEVIYGHRGFLRQCSGMELKLEQYLSIYAADLCRGTDGRLWVVNDRTEAPSGMGYALENRSTTSRVLSDMYAEMKVKRLSGFFQEFNQMLIDAAPGKKENPTIVILTPGSHNETYFEHAYMASFLGYPLVQGNDLVVRDGFLWMKSLQGLKQIDVVLRRVDDAFTDPLELREDSHLGVAGLLDVVRRKNVSVINPIGSGVIENPGLIPFMPAIAKYFLKEELKLPQIASWWCGQEKERNYVLEHISELVIKRIDRTNRESIYFCEQMSAKELEELKKVILERPYRFVAQERINFSTAPNLSKDKLEPRNVVARSFCIASKGEYSVMPGGLVRVAPDGETVRVSNQRGGTSKDFWILDDAEIKEDKNRHWQKKSSIAISGLDDLPSLTAENLYWAGRYVGRTLVNARFLRTVMRQMAIVQNRDEKPDSEKLKVLFKAVTQLTGTYPGFVEKDKNGKLAMDNPYEEMLSVILDKNRIGSLAHTISMFSNSYYSIRNLWSSDMWRVFENIQKLWNGLVDGKDHSINKILKVLNQLITRLIAFMGLIEESIMVQQGLLLYFIGLQLEQSTLNITKCRALLTIKYDEQVEYDLLEYLLTSHESLNIYRYSYRSHIELAHVLDLVVLDLDYARSLTFMINRIQKDIARLPHSKHDHQLNNYQKYIFEAFSKLRLAESTKLAMTKSETDFKREDLDTLLEELSDLLYKASQSISNTYFNHTDKQTQLFTQSFPI from the coding sequence ATGCCAACAACAGAAACGCGATGGTTTAATAATTATGATACCCAAAAGGGCAATGATGAAATGTATTCATTGAACAATGGTATGAAACCCTATTGGAATAAATTATTAACCGAATTTGACACTTTAGGAATAACAGGATTAACCGCCCGCCAAAAAGATATTGACTGGTTGTTATCAGAAAACGGTGTCACTTATAATGTATATAATGACCCAAAAGGGTTGCACAGACCTTGGAACCTGAACGTGGTTCCTTTTATGTTGCACCAAGATGAATGGACAAAAGTAGAGGCAGGCTTAAAGCAAAGAGCAGAACTACTTAATTTGGTACTTAAAGATGTCTATGGCGAACGAAAGCTGATTAAAAATGGCATTGTGCCCTATGAAGTTATTTATGGTCACCGTGGTTTTCTAAGGCAATGTTCTGGTATGGAACTGAAACTAGAACAGTATCTATCAATTTATGCAGCAGATCTTTGTCGTGGTACAGATGGGCGTTTGTGGGTCGTAAATGATCGCACAGAAGCACCTTCAGGTATGGGGTATGCGTTAGAGAATAGATCTACCACAAGCAGAGTTCTGTCAGATATGTACGCTGAAATGAAGGTAAAGCGATTGTCTGGCTTCTTTCAAGAATTCAATCAAATGCTTATTGATGCGGCACCAGGTAAAAAAGAAAATCCGACAATTGTAATACTAACTCCCGGTTCACACAACGAAACCTATTTTGAACATGCCTATATGGCTTCGTTCTTAGGCTACCCGTTAGTTCAGGGTAATGATTTAGTAGTGCGAGATGGTTTTCTTTGGATGAAATCATTGCAAGGTTTAAAGCAGATAGATGTCGTTTTACGTAGAGTAGACGATGCTTTTACGGATCCTTTAGAATTGCGGGAAGATTCCCATTTGGGCGTTGCCGGATTGCTAGATGTAGTACGAAGAAAAAATGTATCTGTCATTAATCCTATTGGTAGCGGAGTAATTGAAAATCCGGGATTGATTCCGTTTATGCCTGCAATTGCAAAATATTTTTTGAAGGAAGAATTAAAACTACCTCAAATAGCGTCGTGGTGGTGTGGGCAAGAGAAAGAAAGAAACTATGTGCTAGAGCATATATCTGAATTGGTAATAAAGAGAATAGATCGCACCAATAGAGAGAGTATATACTTTTGCGAGCAAATGAGCGCTAAAGAATTAGAAGAGCTTAAAAAAGTTATTCTAGAGCGACCGTATCGTTTTGTAGCCCAAGAGCGTATAAATTTTTCAACCGCACCTAATCTTTCTAAAGATAAATTAGAACCTAGAAATGTGGTCGCTAGATCATTTTGTATAGCATCAAAAGGTGAATATTCAGTTATGCCTGGTGGTTTGGTACGAGTTGCACCCGATGGCGAAACTGTTAGGGTTTCAAACCAAAGAGGTGGTACTAGTAAAGATTTTTGGATATTAGATGATGCAGAAATAAAAGAAGATAAGAACAGGCATTGGCAGAAGAAATCATCGATAGCCATTTCTGGTCTTGATGATTTGCCAAGTTTAACAGCCGAGAATTTATATTGGGCAGGTCGTTATGTTGGTCGTACATTGGTAAATGCACGATTTTTACGTACTGTAATGCGCCAAATGGCAATAGTTCAGAATAGAGATGAAAAGCCAGATTCTGAGAAGCTTAAAGTATTGTTTAAAGCAGTTACGCAGTTAACGGGTACTTATCCTGGTTTTGTAGAAAAGGATAAGAACGGTAAGCTGGCGATGGACAATCCGTATGAAGAGATGTTGTCCGTCATTCTAGATAAAAACAGAATAGGTAGTTTGGCTCATACCATAAGTATGTTCAGTAATTCTTATTATTCCATTCGTAATCTGTGGTCATCAGATATGTGGCGTGTATTTGAAAATATTCAGAAACTATGGAATGGCTTGGTAGATGGCAAAGACCATTCAATCAATAAAATATTAAAAGTGTTGAATCAATTAATTACCCGCTTAATTGCATTTATGGGATTGATTGAAGAAAGCATTATGGTGCAACAAGGTTTGTTGTTATACTTTATCGGTTTGCAATTAGAGCAAAGCACCTTGAATATTACTAAATGCAGAGCCTTATTGACCATAAAATATGATGAGCAAGTAGAGTATGACCTGTTGGAATATTTATTGACCAGTCATGAAAGTTTAAATATATACCGATACAGTTACCGTTCTCATATAGAGTTGGCACATGTACTAGATTTGGTTGTATTAGATTTAGACTATGCACGTTCCTTGACCTTTATGATCAATAGAATTCAAAAGGATATTGCACGTTTGCCACATTCTAAGCATGACCATCAATTAAATAATTATCAAAAGTATATTTTCGAGGCATTCTCTAAGTTGAGGTTGGCAGAGTCTACAAAGTTGGCAATGACCAAGTCAGAAACAGATTTTAAAAGAGAAGATTTAGATACGCTTTTAGAGGAGCTTTCAGATTTGTTGTACAAGGCATCGCAGTCCATCTCTAATACCTATTTCAATCATACAGACAAGCAGACCCAATTGTTTACACAGTCTTTTCCTATTTGA
- a CDS encoding LacI family DNA-binding transcriptional regulator codes for MNKKRTTLKDIANVLGISTAAVSKALNDDARISVKTKKAVKQVAKELNYQPNHLASALRKGKSKLVGVIVPRTNSHFFSSVVESMEGVLNKAGYNIIITQSNESFEKECNNIDTLLYLQVDGIIASMANETVDLSYYEKIKSNGIPLILFDRGENDLNVDYVGINDYDSSHMIIAHLVTQGCKRIAHIGGYRRTRIFNNRIRGYIDAIKKHDLPHDDELLIESSLTLEDGRKQIENLLALKNRPDAVYVASDYAALGALQVLKEKNIKVPEEIKLVGFGNEPFTSLVTPSITSISQHSDKIGKLAADTFLSYVDKDVVKQSLNKIILDSQLIIRDSSK; via the coding sequence TTGAATAAAAAAAGAACAACTTTAAAAGACATTGCCAATGTTTTAGGTATTTCAACTGCAGCTGTTTCGAAAGCTTTAAATGATGATGCGCGTATAAGCGTAAAAACTAAAAAAGCCGTAAAGCAGGTTGCTAAAGAGTTGAACTATCAACCTAATCATTTGGCAAGTGCACTAAGAAAAGGGAAGAGTAAATTGGTTGGCGTTATAGTACCTAGAACTAATAGTCATTTCTTCTCTTCGGTGGTCGAGAGCATGGAGGGTGTTCTGAATAAAGCTGGTTATAATATTATCATAACACAGTCTAACGAATCATTTGAAAAGGAGTGCAACAATATAGATACGCTTCTATATTTACAGGTAGATGGTATTATTGCTTCGATGGCAAATGAAACGGTAGATTTATCATACTATGAAAAAATAAAGTCTAACGGAATTCCATTAATTCTGTTCGATAGGGGAGAGAATGATTTGAATGTAGATTATGTGGGGATTAACGATTATGATAGTAGTCATATGATTATAGCCCATTTAGTAACACAGGGTTGTAAACGCATTGCCCATATAGGCGGATACCGTAGAACCCGAATATTTAATAACAGAATACGTGGGTATATAGATGCGATTAAAAAGCACGATTTGCCACATGATGATGAGTTATTAATTGAAAGTAGTTTGACATTAGAAGATGGCAGAAAACAAATTGAAAACTTATTAGCTTTAAAAAATAGACCAGATGCCGTTTATGTGGCGAGTGATTATGCAGCGTTGGGTGCGTTACAAGTTTTAAAGGAGAAAAATATCAAGGTACCCGAAGAGATAAAATTGGTAGGTTTTGGAAATGAACCGTTTACTTCTTTGGTAACGCCGTCTATTACAAGTATAAGTCAGCATAGTGATAAAATAGGAAAACTAGCGGCAGATACTTTTTTAAGTTATGTCGATAAAGATGTAGTGAAACAATCTTTGAATAAAATTATATTAGATTCACAACTGATCATACGAGATTCGTCTAAATAG
- a CDS encoding transglutaminase family protein, which produces MIFNVTHITKYDYNAPVSYCHNIATLRPRESKGQELLEYSIDISPEPAEISERIDFFGNYITRFSIQTEHRTLKVTTRSKIKRAYAKFHESFKSDACKSITMNDALAALNGMHPEILEAKQYILESIFIRRTDKAIRDYAEVSFKGDRSVFEAAYELMQRIYTDFDFDSEFSTISTPIEEVMKEKKGVCQDFAQIAIACIRSIGLPARYISGYIETLPAPGKKKLVGADASHAWFAIFIPGFGWVDFDPTNNQIPKDQHIVVGWGRDYYDVPPLKGVVYGSGQSKLHVSVDIAAVD; this is translated from the coding sequence ATGATATTCAACGTTACACATATTACTAAGTACGATTATAATGCTCCAGTAAGCTACTGTCATAATATAGCCACGCTGCGCCCGAGAGAATCTAAAGGGCAAGAGTTATTAGAATACAGTATTGATATTTCGCCAGAACCGGCAGAAATAAGTGAGCGAATAGATTTTTTCGGTAATTATATTACCCGTTTTTCTATACAGACAGAACATAGAACCTTAAAGGTTACTACTCGAAGTAAAATTAAAAGAGCTTATGCCAAGTTTCACGAATCGTTCAAGAGTGATGCCTGTAAGAGCATAACAATGAACGATGCGCTTGCGGCATTAAATGGCATGCACCCAGAAATTCTAGAGGCAAAGCAATATATACTAGAATCTATATTTATAAGAAGAACAGACAAGGCGATACGAGATTATGCCGAGGTTTCTTTTAAAGGGGATAGGTCTGTATTTGAAGCCGCTTACGAATTGATGCAACGTATTTATACAGATTTTGATTTTGATTCAGAATTCTCGACCATATCAACTCCTATAGAAGAGGTAATGAAAGAGAAGAAGGGTGTCTGTCAAGATTTTGCTCAAATTGCTATTGCTTGTATACGTTCTATTGGTTTACCAGCAAGATATATAAGTGGGTATATAGAAACATTACCTGCACCAGGTAAAAAGAAGTTGGTAGGTGCCGATGCATCGCATGCATGGTTTGCTATTTTTATACCAGGTTTTGGTTGGGTAGATTTTGACCCTACGAATAATCAAATACCCAAAGACCAGCATATTGTAGTAGGTTGGGGTAGAGATTATTATGATGTACCACCTTTAAAAGGAGTGGTGTATGGTAGTGGACAGAGTAAATTGCATGTATCGGTTGATATTGCTGCTGTAGATTAA